A part of Chroicocephalus ridibundus chromosome 5, bChrRid1.1, whole genome shotgun sequence genomic DNA contains:
- the C5H4orf17 gene encoding uncharacterized protein C4orf17 homolog isoform X2 produces MLQNNRHYSESSCAGGTYYYFSRNIPHPRMVRHMPGLNNALICVVRSSFSQEHPSAGNTVIPQQEGDQEEHVLTGNTRTNSRNLPRLEGFLRRERGTSRPMTQGHADLPERIQSEPTLSEKLLKKRFQASAQPASRQGIHSVSVTQPSSPFVNLRHGPHVQQNVNLDLNYLDQDIKVLGKLGQVLQTDSLTEIQKWFARASTEEKEKLLLSTLRNTGPAQADTLSPGRTATEKVHGDK; encoded by the exons ATGTTGCAGAACAACCGGCATTACTCCGAGTCGAGCTGCGCAGGGGGAACATACTACTACTTCTCCAGGAACATCCCCCATCCTCGGATGGTCCGTCACATGCCAG GATTAAACAACGCTCTGATCTGTGTTGTAAGAAGCAGCTTTTCACAAGAACACCCGTCTGCTGGCAACACAGTCATCCCCCAGCAAGAAGGTGATCAAGAAGAACACGTGCTAACTGGGAACACCAGAACCAACAGCCGCAACCTTCCAAGGCTTGAGGGTTTCCTGCGAAGGGAGCGAGGCACTTCACGGCCCATGACAC AAGGACATGCAGATCTTCCTGAAAGGATTCAAAGTGAGCCTACTTTGTCTGAAAag cttttgaaaaaacgATTCCAAGCCTCTGCACAACCTGCAAGTCGACAGGGAATCCACAGTGTGTCTGTCACCCAGCCTTCCTCTCCATTTGTCAACTTGCGTCATGGTCCTCATGTCCAGCAGAACGTGAATTTGGACCTGAACTACCTGGATCAGGACATAAAG GTCCTGGGAAAACTTGGCCAAGTCCTACAGACGGATTCGCTTACCGAGATCCAGAAATGGTTCGCAAGGGCAAGTACGGAAG aaaaggagaaactTTTGCTCTCAACACTGAGAAACACAGGTCCAGCACAAGCAGACACACTGTCCCCAGGAAGAACTGCAACTGAGAAAGTGCATGGAGACAAGTGA
- the C5H4orf17 gene encoding uncharacterized protein C4orf17 homolog isoform X1, whose translation MLQNNRHYSESSCAGGTYYYFSRNIPHPRMVRHMPGLNNALICVVRSSFSQEHPSAGNTVIPQQEGDQEEHVLTGNTRTNSRNLPRLEGFLRRERGTSRPMTQGHADLPERIQSEPTLSEKLLKKRFQASAQPASRQGIHSVSVTQPSSPFVNLRHGPHVQQNVNLDLNYLDQDIKVLGKLGQVLQTDSLTEIQKWFARASTEEKDFVSSMIFSEPTDKGVLNSKEGTAEHINTQTLLKPLPSLQRGPEEKKNQSRKGETFALNTEKHRSSTSRHTVPRKNCN comes from the exons ATGTTGCAGAACAACCGGCATTACTCCGAGTCGAGCTGCGCAGGGGGAACATACTACTACTTCTCCAGGAACATCCCCCATCCTCGGATGGTCCGTCACATGCCAG GATTAAACAACGCTCTGATCTGTGTTGTAAGAAGCAGCTTTTCACAAGAACACCCGTCTGCTGGCAACACAGTCATCCCCCAGCAAGAAGGTGATCAAGAAGAACACGTGCTAACTGGGAACACCAGAACCAACAGCCGCAACCTTCCAAGGCTTGAGGGTTTCCTGCGAAGGGAGCGAGGCACTTCACGGCCCATGACAC AAGGACATGCAGATCTTCCTGAAAGGATTCAAAGTGAGCCTACTTTGTCTGAAAag cttttgaaaaaacgATTCCAAGCCTCTGCACAACCTGCAAGTCGACAGGGAATCCACAGTGTGTCTGTCACCCAGCCTTCCTCTCCATTTGTCAACTTGCGTCATGGTCCTCATGTCCAGCAGAACGTGAATTTGGACCTGAACTACCTGGATCAGGACATAAAG GTCCTGGGAAAACTTGGCCAAGTCCTACAGACGGATTCGCTTACCGAGATCCAGAAATGGTTCGCAAGGGCAAGTACGGAAG AGAAAGACTTCGTGTCCAGCATGATTTTTTCAGAACCAACTGACAAAGGCGTGCTGAATTCTAAGGAAGGTACAGCAGAGCACATCAATACCCAGACTCTGCTAAAGCCTCTCCCTTCTCTTCAGAGAGgaccagaagagaaaaagaatcagTCCAG aaaaggagaaactTTTGCTCTCAACACTGAGAAACACAGGTCCAGCACAAGCAGACACACTGTCCCCAGGAAGAACTGCAACTGA